A portion of the Hoylesella buccalis ATCC 35310 genome contains these proteins:
- the lpxA gene encoding acyl-ACP--UDP-N-acetylglucosamine O-acyltransferase: MAYDISEKAEISPKAKIGNNCKIFPFVYIEEDVVIGDNCVIYPFVSILKGTRLGCNNTVHQCSVMGALPQDFEFKGEDTELVIGNNNIIRENVVINRATHAGGQTVIGHDNFLMEGTHISHDTKVGNQCVFGYGTKIAGDCEIGNGVIFSSSVIENANTRVGDYAMIQAGTTFYKDVPPFIIAGGVPVSYGGPNKTMLETYGVTEKVQSHIANAYRLIFHGQTSVFDAVLQVKEQVPGGPEIENIIRFIQATKAGIIGKL; encoded by the coding sequence ATGGCATACGATATCAGTGAGAAAGCGGAAATATCACCCAAAGCGAAGATTGGAAACAATTGTAAAATCTTCCCTTTCGTATATATTGAAGAAGATGTTGTGATAGGAGACAACTGTGTGATTTATCCCTTTGTCAGCATTTTGAAGGGAACTCGTCTGGGATGCAACAACACCGTGCATCAATGTTCGGTGATGGGAGCCCTTCCACAGGACTTTGAATTCAAGGGAGAAGACACCGAATTGGTTATCGGAAACAACAACATCATTCGTGAGAATGTCGTCATCAATCGGGCAACCCATGCGGGAGGACAGACCGTCATCGGCCATGACAACTTCTTGATGGAAGGAACTCACATCTCACATGACACCAAAGTGGGTAATCAATGTGTGTTTGGATATGGAACCAAGATTGCCGGTGATTGTGAAATTGGCAATGGAGTGATTTTCAGTTCAAGTGTTATCGAGAATGCGAACACGCGCGTTGGCGATTACGCCATGATACAAGCTGGTACCACGTTCTATAAAGACGTGCCGCCATTCATCATTGCTGGCGGTGTGCCAGTAAGCTATGGAGGTCCCAACAAGACCATGTTGGAAACGTATGGCGTCACAGAAAAGGTTCAGAGTCACATAGCCAATGCTTACCGCCTGATATTCCATGGCCAAACAAGTGTGTTCGATGCGGTGCTGCAAGTAAAGGAACAAGTTCCCGGCGGTCCTGAAATTGAGAACATCATACGTTTCATTCAGGCTACAAAAGCAGGAATCATCGGTAAACTTTAG
- a CDS encoding TolC family protein has product MKIQNIMIMGLAALALTSCKSLYGTYQRPNVNTRGIVRDSLSMTDTLVVTDTTSFGNMPWRSVFTDPQLQTHIERALTNNVDLLNAALNVKMAEAQLKAARLSFLPSFTFAPQGTIASWDGGKAVSTYQLPVAASWNVDLFGNLLSQKRAAQVALLATKDYQTLVKTNIISGVANMYYTLLMLDKQLEIVNNMHELTKETWDKMKVLKDLGRGIRSTGVQSAEANYYAVEAKKTDLVRQIRETENALSLLMGQPAQSISRGRLENQALPTNLSTGIGIRLLANRPDVHAAEMQLAECFYGVETARSRFYPSLTIAPTGMFTNSAGAAVINPGKWMLSAVGSLVQPIFQKGKIIAGLRVAEAQYEKAYNTWQNSILKAGNEVSNALVLYHSSDEKSKIEAKQIQTLQQNVEDTKLLLSQSSSTYLEVITAQQTLLNAQMAKITDDFHKMQAVVNLYQALGGGMKE; this is encoded by the coding sequence ATGAAAATACAAAATATAATGATTATGGGACTTGCAGCATTGGCGTTGACCAGCTGCAAGAGCCTCTATGGAACGTACCAACGCCCCAATGTGAACACCAGGGGCATCGTTCGTGATTCGCTTTCGATGACAGATACGTTGGTTGTGACGGACACAACGAGCTTTGGTAACATGCCTTGGCGCAGTGTGTTTACCGACCCACAGTTGCAAACGCACATAGAAAGGGCGTTGACCAACAATGTAGATCTTCTGAATGCTGCGCTGAACGTGAAGATGGCTGAGGCACAATTGAAAGCAGCCAGGTTGTCTTTTCTGCCTTCTTTCACCTTTGCTCCCCAGGGAACCATCGCTTCTTGGGATGGTGGAAAGGCCGTTTCAACTTATCAATTGCCCGTTGCTGCCAGCTGGAATGTTGACCTGTTTGGCAATTTGCTCAGTCAGAAACGTGCCGCACAGGTAGCATTATTGGCCACAAAGGACTATCAGACGTTGGTTAAAACCAATATCATCAGCGGGGTAGCGAATATGTATTATACCCTTTTGATGCTCGACAAGCAGCTCGAAATCGTCAACAACATGCACGAATTGACCAAGGAAACGTGGGACAAGATGAAGGTATTGAAAGATCTTGGACGCGGTATTCGGTCGACAGGTGTACAGAGTGCCGAAGCTAACTACTACGCAGTGGAGGCCAAAAAGACCGATTTAGTGCGCCAGATACGTGAAACAGAGAACGCTTTGTCGCTCTTGATGGGACAACCGGCACAGAGTATTTCGCGCGGAAGGCTTGAGAATCAGGCTCTGCCCACCAACTTATCTACCGGCATCGGCATCCGGTTGCTGGCCAATCGTCCCGATGTTCATGCGGCTGAGATGCAATTAGCCGAATGTTTCTATGGCGTAGAAACCGCTCGAAGCCGTTTTTATCCAAGTCTGACGATTGCTCCTACCGGAATGTTTACTAACAGTGCGGGTGCTGCGGTCATCAATCCTGGCAAATGGATGTTGTCGGCTGTCGGCAGTTTGGTGCAGCCTATCTTCCAAAAGGGAAAGATTATTGCAGGCCTACGCGTTGCTGAAGCGCAATATGAAAAGGCCTACAACACATGGCAGAACAGCATTTTAAAGGCAGGAAATGAAGTGAGTAACGCACTTGTGCTTTATCATTCGTCAGATGAAAAGAGCAAGATTGAGGCTAAACAAATACAAACTCTGCAACAAAATGTGGAGGATACCAAGCTTCTTTTAAGTCAGTCGAGTAGTACATACCTTGAGGTAATCACTGCTCAGCAAACCCTTCTCAATGCGCAGATGGCTAAGATTACGGACGATTTTCACAAGATGCAGGCCGTTGTAAATCTCTATCAGGCCCTCGGCGGCGGTATGAAAGAATAG
- a CDS encoding efflux RND transporter periplasmic adaptor subunit, with protein MRQKSMFLFAAMAALLVSCGGRPNMKFGDNEYPVTQIESTGSTTQTTYPAVIKGIQDVEIRPKVSGFITKLNVKEGQTVGKGQVLFVIDNSTYQASVRQAQAAVNSAKSQLNTAKLTYENSEQLFKSNVIGQYELQSAQNTYATAQAAVAQAQAALASAKEMLSFCYVKSPAAGVVGSLPFKVGALVSASSPTPLTTVSNNSTMEVYFSMTEKDVLEMTKTSGNMSAVIASMPAVKLQMADGTIYNQPGKVVKMSGVIDQTTGTLTLIAHFKNPDRLLKSGGSGSIVVPRVSNHAIVIPQSYATEVQDKIFVYTVGKDNKAKYTEIKVAPQNDGQNYIVTEGLKVGDRIVTNGITKLSDGMEIKPITQAQYAKKIADAEKLGEIQGDYGKMKEAFK; from the coding sequence ATGAGACAAAAAAGTATGTTTTTGTTTGCAGCCATGGCTGCACTCTTGGTTTCGTGTGGCGGTAGACCCAACATGAAATTCGGTGACAACGAATATCCTGTCACGCAAATCGAGTCGACGGGTTCTACAACCCAGACCACTTATCCAGCCGTGATCAAGGGTATTCAAGATGTTGAGATTCGGCCGAAGGTGTCGGGATTCATTACAAAACTGAACGTGAAAGAGGGCCAAACAGTAGGCAAGGGCCAGGTGTTGTTCGTGATAGACAACAGTACTTATCAGGCATCGGTTCGCCAAGCGCAGGCTGCCGTGAACTCAGCCAAGTCGCAACTCAACACCGCTAAGTTGACCTACGAGAACAGTGAGCAGTTGTTCAAGAGCAATGTCATTGGCCAATACGAATTACAATCAGCTCAAAATACTTACGCAACGGCACAGGCAGCGGTGGCTCAGGCACAAGCTGCACTGGCTTCGGCGAAGGAGATGCTGAGTTTCTGCTATGTGAAGAGTCCGGCGGCAGGTGTCGTTGGCAGCCTTCCTTTCAAGGTGGGGGCCTTGGTCAGCGCTTCAAGTCCCACGCCGTTGACCACCGTTTCCAACAACAGCACCATGGAGGTTTACTTCTCCATGACTGAAAAAGATGTGCTGGAAATGACCAAGACATCGGGCAACATGTCGGCTGTCATCGCGTCGATGCCAGCGGTAAAATTGCAGATGGCCGATGGCACCATCTACAACCAGCCTGGTAAGGTGGTGAAGATGAGTGGTGTGATAGACCAAACCACGGGTACCTTGACGCTGATCGCACACTTCAAAAATCCAGATCGGTTGTTGAAGAGTGGCGGATCTGGCTCTATCGTCGTACCACGGGTAAGCAACCACGCCATCGTTATTCCGCAGTCGTATGCAACTGAGGTGCAGGATAAGATTTTTGTTTATACGGTTGGCAAGGACAACAAAGCCAAGTACACGGAAATTAAGGTGGCTCCGCAAAACGACGGACAAAACTATATCGTGACAGAGGGACTGAAAGTGGGCGACCGCATTGTTACCAATGGCATCACAAAGTTGAGCGATGGCATGGAAATCAAGCCCATCACGCAGGCACAGTACGCCAAGAAAATAGCTGATGCAGAGAAACTTGGCGAGATTCAGGGTGACTACGGAAAGATGAAAGAGGCTTTTAAATAA
- the pdxS gene encoding pyridoxal 5'-phosphate synthase lyase subunit PdxS has product MKTTERQTLNRNLAQMLKGGVIMDVTTPEQARIAEQAGACAVMALERIPADIRAAGGVSRMSDPHMIKGIQKAVSIPVMAKCRIGHFVEAQILQAIEIDYIDESEVLSPADNVYHIDKTKFEVPFVCGAKNLGEALRRIAEGATMIRTKGEPGTGDVVQAVTHMRMMQAEIRRLTSMAEDELYEAAKQLQVPYELVQYVHENGKLPVVNFAAGGVATPADAALMMQLGAEGVFVGSGIFKSGNPAKRAAAIVQAVTNYNDAKRLAELSEDLGEAMVGINEHEIEVLMAERGK; this is encoded by the coding sequence ATGAAAACAACTGAAAGACAAACATTGAATCGTAATTTAGCACAAATGCTCAAGGGAGGCGTCATCATGGACGTTACAACACCCGAGCAAGCACGTATCGCAGAACAAGCCGGAGCCTGTGCGGTGATGGCTCTTGAACGCATACCGGCCGACATACGCGCGGCAGGTGGCGTTTCGCGCATGAGCGACCCGCACATGATCAAGGGCATTCAGAAGGCCGTAAGCATTCCGGTGATGGCCAAATGCCGCATCGGACACTTCGTTGAAGCTCAGATTTTGCAGGCCATTGAGATTGATTACATCGATGAGAGCGAGGTACTCTCGCCCGCAGACAATGTCTATCACATTGATAAGACCAAGTTTGAAGTACCTTTTGTCTGCGGTGCAAAGAACCTTGGTGAGGCGCTCAGACGCATCGCTGAAGGCGCAACCATGATTAGAACCAAGGGAGAACCGGGTACAGGCGACGTGGTTCAGGCTGTGACACACATGCGCATGATGCAGGCTGAAATCAGAAGGCTTACCTCTATGGCTGAAGATGAGCTGTACGAGGCCGCTAAACAATTGCAGGTTCCCTACGAATTGGTGCAGTATGTACACGAAAACGGCAAGCTGCCTGTGGTGAACTTTGCCGCCGGTGGTGTGGCAACTCCTGCCGATGCAGCCCTGATGATGCAACTCGGAGCAGAAGGAGTGTTCGTGGGTTCGGGCATATTCAAATCGGGTAATCCTGCCAAGCGCGCAGCTGCCATCGTACAGGCTGTGACCAACTACAACGATGCGAAGCGGTTGGCCGAGCTGTCAGAAGACCTTGGTGAAGCCATGGTGGGCATCAACGAACACGAGATTGAAGTGCTAATGGCAGAAAGAGGAAAGTAA
- a CDS encoding efflux RND transporter permease subunit, whose amino-acid sequence MTFTKFIKRPVLSTVISVVIVILGFIGLSTLPIEQYPDIAPPTISVWTSYIGADAETVKNSVLAPLEESINGVENMEYMTSQATNAGSAQITIYFRQGTNPDMCAVNVQNRVSQAQSLLPAEVNRVGVTVSKRQTSQVLMYTLTSEGGKYDDRFLTNYNNINIIPAIKRVQGVGDVQSPGMKTYSMRIWLKPDVMKQYGLMPSDIAGALAEQNVEAAPGSFGEQSNMAYEYVMRYKGRLKTAEEFGNIILHSTQTGQTLKLKDVAKIELGGLTYAVSMRNNNQPSSMGMVQQIAGSNANDIAKAVKAELENQAKNFPPGMEYKINYDVTEFLYASIAEVLKTLVITLLLVFLVVYIFLQDIRSTLIPMIAVPVSLIGTFFFLQLFGFSINLLTLSALLLAIAIVVDDAIVVVEAVHAKLDLGYKSALTASIDAMNEIAGAIISITLVMAAVFVPVSFIGGTSGTFYREFGVTMAVSIIISALNALTLSPALCAIFLKPKNEDGTERKMSRIDRFHASFNTSYEKVLGKYKNRLQKLVRKPILTGVFIVVGAIALFLTMKTTKTGLVPDEDTGTLFCTVSMPPATSAVRTQQVIDQVDAMLASNPAIQSREQLQGYNFIAGQGSDQATFIIKLKPFSERNMGQSAMAVLGMIYKQTAQIKDAQILAFAPPMIPGFALSNGVSLVLQDKTGGDLNKFFQVTKAYLAELNKRPEIQMAMTSYNPNYPQYLIDVDVAKCKQAGISPATVLSTLQGYYGGMYASNFNAYGKLYRVMIQGDVSSRERPEGLNDIYVRTPGGMAPVQSFISMKRVFGPSNINRFNMFTSINVQVTLNSGYSTGEAIQAIKEVAATDLPQGYGYDFSGLSRSESESSNVTGIIFVLCFLFVYLILAAQYESYLLPFAVILSIPFGLAGAFLFTQLFGHNNDIYMQISLIMLIGLLAKNAILIVQFALERRRTGMAITWSAILGSGARLRPILMTSLAMVIGLLPMMFAMGVGKNGNQTLGAAAVGGMLIGTLCQLFVVPGLFVIFQALQERFTPIKFDDEENSEAEAELQQYARRPVGITVDEYNKE is encoded by the coding sequence ATGACATTTACAAAATTTATCAAGCGACCGGTATTGTCAACGGTGATCTCCGTGGTCATCGTGATCTTGGGATTCATCGGACTGTCCACGCTTCCCATCGAGCAATATCCGGATATAGCGCCACCTACCATTTCGGTATGGACCAGTTACATCGGCGCAGATGCTGAAACGGTGAAGAACTCTGTGCTCGCTCCTCTTGAGGAAAGCATCAACGGAGTGGAGAACATGGAGTACATGACCTCGCAGGCTACCAACGCTGGTTCGGCGCAAATTACCATTTATTTCCGTCAGGGAACCAACCCAGACATGTGTGCCGTCAACGTGCAAAACCGTGTTTCGCAGGCTCAATCCTTACTGCCGGCAGAGGTGAACCGCGTGGGCGTGACCGTTTCCAAGCGTCAAACCTCGCAGGTGTTGATGTACACGCTGACGTCAGAAGGTGGCAAATACGATGATAGGTTTTTAACCAACTACAACAATATCAACATCATTCCGGCCATCAAGCGTGTTCAAGGCGTGGGTGACGTGCAGAGCCCGGGTATGAAGACCTACTCTATGCGTATCTGGTTGAAGCCTGATGTGATGAAACAGTATGGCTTGATGCCATCTGACATCGCTGGCGCGTTGGCCGAACAAAACGTGGAAGCTGCTCCTGGTTCGTTCGGTGAACAGAGCAACATGGCCTACGAGTATGTGATGCGCTATAAAGGTCGTCTGAAAACAGCCGAGGAGTTTGGCAACATTATCTTGCACAGTACGCAGACCGGGCAGACCCTGAAGTTGAAAGATGTGGCAAAGATAGAACTTGGGGGATTGACTTATGCCGTGAGCATGCGCAACAACAACCAACCATCGTCCATGGGTATGGTTCAGCAAATTGCGGGTTCGAACGCCAACGACATTGCTAAAGCGGTGAAAGCTGAATTGGAAAATCAGGCAAAGAACTTCCCGCCGGGCATGGAATACAAGATTAATTATGATGTGACCGAGTTCCTTTACGCTTCTATCGCAGAGGTTCTCAAGACATTGGTCATTACCTTGTTGCTGGTGTTCTTGGTGGTTTACATCTTTTTACAGGACATCCGTTCTACTTTGATTCCGATGATTGCCGTTCCGGTGTCACTGATTGGAACATTCTTCTTTTTGCAATTGTTTGGATTCTCCATCAACTTGCTCACGCTGTCGGCCCTATTGCTGGCGATAGCCATCGTGGTTGACGACGCTATCGTGGTGGTTGAGGCCGTGCATGCCAAGTTGGATTTGGGGTATAAAAGTGCATTGACGGCCAGCATTGATGCGATGAACGAGATTGCGGGTGCCATTATTTCCATTACGTTGGTGATGGCTGCGGTGTTCGTTCCGGTGTCGTTCATCGGTGGAACATCAGGAACGTTCTACCGAGAGTTTGGTGTGACCATGGCGGTGTCAATCATCATATCGGCCCTGAACGCCTTAACGCTCTCGCCAGCATTGTGTGCCATCTTCCTGAAACCAAAGAATGAGGATGGAACCGAGCGTAAGATGAGTAGGATAGACCGTTTTCATGCGTCGTTTAATACCAGTTATGAGAAGGTCTTGGGTAAATACAAAAATCGATTGCAAAAGCTGGTTAGGAAGCCAATTCTTACGGGTGTCTTCATCGTGGTGGGTGCAATAGCCCTGTTCTTGACCATGAAAACAACCAAAACAGGATTGGTTCCAGATGAAGATACGGGTACGCTGTTCTGTACGGTGTCTATGCCTCCGGCAACAAGTGCGGTGCGCACGCAGCAGGTGATCGACCAGGTTGATGCCATGTTGGCCAGCAATCCGGCCATTCAGAGCCGCGAACAGCTGCAAGGATACAACTTCATTGCCGGGCAAGGGTCTGACCAAGCTACCTTTATTATCAAGTTGAAGCCTTTCAGCGAGCGTAACATGGGACAAAGTGCCATGGCGGTTTTAGGCATGATATACAAGCAGACGGCTCAGATTAAGGATGCTCAAATCTTGGCATTCGCACCTCCTATGATTCCTGGTTTTGCCTTGAGTAACGGTGTCTCCTTGGTGTTGCAGGACAAAACAGGTGGCGATTTGAATAAATTCTTCCAAGTAACCAAGGCTTATTTGGCCGAATTGAACAAACGTCCGGAGATACAAATGGCCATGACCTCGTACAATCCAAACTATCCTCAGTATCTGATTGATGTGGATGTGGCTAAGTGTAAGCAGGCAGGTATATCTCCTGCCACCGTTTTGAGTACGCTTCAGGGATATTACGGCGGCATGTACGCCTCTAACTTCAATGCATACGGCAAGCTGTATCGTGTCATGATTCAGGGCGATGTGTCCAGTCGTGAGCGTCCGGAAGGACTGAATGACATCTATGTCCGTACACCTGGCGGCATGGCACCCGTGCAAAGTTTCATTTCGATGAAGCGTGTTTTCGGCCCATCTAATATCAATCGGTTCAACATGTTTACGAGCATCAACGTACAAGTAACGCTGAATAGCGGTTATTCCACAGGTGAAGCCATTCAAGCCATCAAGGAAGTTGCCGCGACAGACTTGCCACAGGGCTACGGATACGACTTCTCTGGCTTGTCAAGGTCAGAGAGTGAGTCGAGCAATGTCACTGGCATAATATTTGTATTGTGCTTCTTATTCGTGTATTTGATATTGGCAGCGCAGTACGAAAGTTACCTGTTGCCCTTCGCAGTTATCCTCTCTATACCGTTTGGATTGGCGGGTGCTTTCCTCTTCACGCAGTTGTTTGGCCACAACAATGACATCTATATGCAGATTTCTCTGATTATGTTGATAGGTTTGTTGGCCAAGAATGCCATCCTGATTGTGCAGTTTGCACTTGAAAGACGACGCACGGGTATGGCCATCACATGGTCTGCCATTCTCGGATCGGGTGCTCGTTTGCGCCCTATCTTGATGACTTCGTTGGCTATGGTCATCGGTTTGTTGCCCATGATGTTTGCCATGGGCGTGGGAAAGAATGGTAATCAAACGCTGGGTGCGGCCGCTGTAGGAGGTATGTTGATTGGTACGCTCTGTCAATTGTTTGTCGTTCCTGGTTTGTTTGTCATCTTCCAGGCATTGCAGGAGAGATTCACACCGATTAAGTTTGATGATGAAGAGAATTCTGAAGCAGAGGCCGAGTTGCAGCAATACGCGCGTCGCCCGGTAGGAATCACAGTAGATGAGTATAATAAGGAATAG
- the pdxT gene encoding pyridoxal 5'-phosphate synthase glutaminase subunit PdxT has protein sequence MKIAILALQGAFVEHERMLRSLGVETFEVRNKDDWQQPKDGLIIPGGESTTMVKLLHDLDLLTSIQREIHEGLPVFGTCAGLILLAKQENGQAASRISTMDIDVCRNAYGRQLGSFRTVSSFEGIENDIPMTFIRAPYINQVYGEAEALATVNGHIVAARQGHQLVTAFHPELDEDVSIHKYFVESIKKG, from the coding sequence ATGAAAATAGCTATATTGGCATTACAAGGAGCATTCGTCGAACACGAACGAATGCTCCGTTCTTTGGGCGTAGAAACGTTTGAAGTGAGGAACAAAGACGACTGGCAGCAGCCGAAGGACGGTCTGATTATTCCTGGTGGAGAGAGCACCACGATGGTGAAGTTGCTGCATGACCTCGATTTACTGACATCCATACAGCGTGAAATCCATGAGGGATTGCCGGTGTTTGGCACTTGCGCAGGACTTATCTTGCTGGCTAAACAAGAGAATGGGCAAGCGGCTTCACGCATTTCCACGATGGATATTGACGTTTGCCGCAACGCTTATGGCAGACAGTTGGGCAGTTTTCGTACCGTATCATCATTCGAAGGCATTGAAAACGATATCCCCATGACCTTCATCCGTGCCCCTTACATCAATCAAGTATATGGCGAGGCTGAGGCATTGGCAACGGTCAACGGACACATTGTAGCCGCTCGGCAAGGTCATCAGCTGGTCACAGCCTTCCATCCCGAGCTGGATGAGGATGTAAGCATACACAAGTATTTTGTTGAGAGCATTAAAAAAGGATAG
- a CDS encoding RagB/SusD family nutrient uptake outer membrane protein — protein sequence MRTMRSIYHTFILALGVAVLTGCDNFLDVMPDNRTIVDDEVKVKDLLVSAYPTHTYQIFTELMSDNVDEYPNTYTDRFVGEFYAWKDPTENNNESPENYWQNAYNAITTANNALDAIDKLGGPTTPLLRESMGEALMVRAYGHFMLVNIFCKNYNAATSDKDLGIPLMYETGSLIGQVPDRGTVADVYKSIDADIQKALPLVGDSHLSVPKYHFNVGAAYAFAARFYLYYEKWDKAIEYANKCLGGNPASLLRDWANTAKLPSKFDVRSQHYVSSELNCNLLLATGFSKGGLAFGPYRTWKKYTHGTYISTNELGGAQNIWGGSTRLYDAPHTYPGTGYSYVIYWRIPHLFEYTDPVAGIGYNKSIFTLLTTDECLLNRAEAYIMTKKFDQAAADLTLWMQNATKSKMVLTPKEIEEFYNKAKYSYDDKESPLASTIKKHLHPAFTIDKEGSTQEAMLQCVLGFRRMETIHQGIRWFDIKRYGIEYPRRKISMAGEPEEKTDFLSKDDDRRALQLPSKVIDAGVKPNPRNTTKK from the coding sequence ATGAGAACAATGAGATCTATATACCATACATTTATCCTGGCTTTGGGTGTTGCAGTACTCACAGGATGCGATAATTTTTTGGACGTGATGCCCGACAACCGTACTATTGTGGACGATGAGGTGAAGGTAAAGGACCTGCTCGTTTCGGCCTATCCTACCCACACCTATCAGATCTTCACAGAACTGATGTCTGACAATGTCGACGAGTATCCCAATACCTATACAGACCGATTCGTTGGTGAGTTCTATGCTTGGAAAGATCCCACGGAGAACAACAATGAGTCGCCCGAGAACTATTGGCAGAATGCCTACAACGCTATTACCACGGCCAACAACGCACTCGATGCTATTGACAAGCTGGGAGGTCCAACCACCCCTTTGTTGCGTGAGAGCATGGGCGAGGCATTGATGGTTCGAGCATACGGACATTTCATGCTGGTGAACATCTTCTGCAAAAACTACAACGCAGCCACGTCCGACAAGGATTTGGGTATCCCACTGATGTATGAAACAGGCTCGCTGATTGGCCAGGTCCCCGATAGGGGAACGGTTGCCGATGTGTACAAGTCGATAGATGCGGATATCCAGAAAGCCCTTCCGCTGGTTGGTGACAGTCATCTCAGTGTGCCTAAGTATCATTTTAATGTGGGTGCCGCTTATGCGTTTGCTGCACGTTTCTATCTGTATTATGAAAAATGGGACAAGGCCATTGAGTATGCCAACAAGTGCTTAGGAGGTAATCCTGCGTCGTTACTCAGAGACTGGGCTAATACGGCTAAGCTGCCCTCTAAATTTGATGTGCGTTCACAACATTATGTTTCATCAGAACTGAATTGCAATCTTTTGTTGGCTACGGGATTTTCAAAAGGTGGGTTAGCGTTCGGGCCATACAGGACTTGGAAGAAATACACGCATGGCACCTATATCTCTACCAATGAACTTGGCGGAGCTCAAAACATCTGGGGTGGCAGCACGAGGCTCTACGATGCTCCTCACACCTATCCAGGAACAGGCTATAGTTACGTGATTTACTGGCGCATACCTCATCTATTTGAGTATACTGACCCTGTGGCAGGTATAGGTTACAACAAGTCTATATTTACTTTGCTCACCACAGACGAGTGTCTGTTGAATCGTGCTGAGGCCTACATTATGACTAAAAAGTTTGACCAGGCGGCAGCCGATCTGACCCTGTGGATGCAGAATGCCACTAAGTCGAAGATGGTGCTCACGCCCAAAGAGATCGAGGAATTCTATAATAAGGCGAAGTATAGTTATGATGACAAGGAAAGTCCATTAGCCTCGACCATCAAGAAGCATTTGCATCCTGCGTTCACAATCGATAAAGAAGGCAGCACGCAGGAAGCGATGTTGCAGTGTGTGCTTGGCTTCCGTCGGATGGAAACCATTCATCAAGGCATCCGTTGGTTCGACATCAAGCGCTACGGTATAGAATATCCGCGCCGTAAGATATCTATGGCAGGAGAGCCCGAAGAGAAGACGGATTTCCTTTCTAAGGACGATGACAGGCGGGCAC
- a CDS encoding hydroxymethylpyrimidine/phosphomethylpyrimidine kinase has translation MKQRNTILTITGSDGSGGAGIQADIKVITSLGGYAVSVITSITMQNTLGIQRFYDIPADIVAEQVEALIDDIKPSVVKVGMVRNVKTLDNIVSILAKRQPLKLIYDPVVTSSQGDLLMPPETIDSVKTKLLPLCSLVILKQNDAAYLLNSPLKTHDDIVNGMRKLLDMGCRAVLLHSGDDHDFIAWQQDGDMHVEPSPTLWQTNAHGLGSNLTSAIAYFLGETDDFREAISRGNAYIHQQMSEMGELKGRGSELLNAFMKAVSTHYATNNDVRFYADMLNVSPRYLGQVTKRIVQKTPKTLIDEQVFHESKFLLDTTSKTVQEIAYALGFNSQSHFTKFFKKMGNSTPSIYRQKQIK, from the coding sequence ATGAAACAGCGCAACACGATATTGACAATCACCGGTTCTGACGGTTCTGGGGGTGCCGGAATCCAGGCCGACATCAAGGTTATCACGTCCTTGGGCGGATATGCCGTGTCGGTCATCACGTCAATCACCATGCAGAACACGCTTGGCATCCAGCGCTTTTACGACATCCCGGCCGACATTGTGGCAGAGCAGGTGGAAGCTCTTATTGATGACATCAAGCCCTCGGTGGTGAAAGTTGGCATGGTTCGCAACGTGAAGACGCTGGATAACATAGTGAGCATTTTGGCGAAACGCCAACCACTGAAACTCATCTACGACCCGGTGGTAACGTCGAGCCAGGGCGACCTGCTGATGCCGCCAGAGACGATTGACAGCGTCAAGACCAAGCTGTTGCCGCTGTGCTCGCTGGTTATCCTGAAGCAAAACGACGCAGCCTACTTGCTGAACAGTCCGCTCAAGACCCACGACGATATCGTCAACGGCATGAGAAAGCTGTTGGACATGGGGTGCCGAGCCGTGCTGTTGCACAGCGGCGATGACCACGATTTCATCGCATGGCAGCAAGATGGCGACATGCATGTAGAGCCCTCGCCCACCCTTTGGCAAACCAACGCACACGGATTGGGCAGCAACCTGACCTCGGCCATCGCCTATTTTCTGGGCGAAACAGATGATTTCAGAGAGGCCATCAGTAGAGGCAACGCTTACATTCATCAGCAGATGAGCGAGATGGGTGAACTGAAAGGACGGGGAAGCGAGCTGCTCAACGCGTTCATGAAAGCCGTGTCTACGCATTATGCCACCAACAACGACGTGCGGTTCTATGCCGACATGCTGAACGTGAGTCCCCGTTACCTGGGACAGGTGACCAAACGCATCGTGCAGAAAACGCCGAAGACCCTCATCGACGAACAAGTTTTTCACGAAAGTAAGTTCTTGTTGGACACCACCAGCAAGACCGTTCAAGAGATAGCGTATGCGCTGGGGTTTAACTCGCAGTCGCATTTCACGAAGTTTTTCAAGAAGATGGGAAACTCAACACCAAGTATTTACCGACAAAAACAAATAAAATGA